A genomic window from Halorubrum trapanicum includes:
- a CDS encoding metallophosphoesterase, whose product MLVVVSDTHAREESKLQGRTAEAVREAELVIHAGDFYREPVLDAFGSAAASLRAVYGNNDDAAIRDRVPEVRTVEYAGVRFAVTHRHRSGDTGLVMLGRGRDADAVICGHSHRPRFDDSGGLPILNPGSHAQPRGNRPAHAELIASEDGSGLDGRLVTPDGEVFETFRIAGGGEE is encoded by the coding sequence ATGCTCGTCGTCGTCTCCGACACGCACGCACGCGAGGAGTCGAAGCTCCAGGGACGGACCGCGGAGGCGGTCCGCGAGGCGGAGCTGGTGATCCACGCCGGCGACTTCTACCGCGAGCCGGTCCTGGACGCGTTTGGGTCGGCCGCCGCGAGCCTCCGGGCCGTCTACGGCAACAACGACGACGCGGCGATCCGCGACCGGGTCCCCGAGGTGCGGACCGTCGAGTACGCGGGCGTCCGGTTCGCGGTCACGCACCGCCACCGCAGCGGCGACACCGGGCTCGTCATGCTCGGTCGCGGCCGCGACGCGGACGCCGTGATCTGCGGCCACAGCCACCGCCCGCGGTTCGACGACTCGGGCGGGCTTCCGATACTGAACCCGGGCAGCCACGCGCAGCCGCGCGGCAACCGGCCGGCGCACGCGGAGCTGATCGCGTCGGAAGACGGGAGCGGACTTGACGGGAGGCTGGTGACGCCGGACGGCGAGGTCTTCGAGACGTTCCGGATCGCGGGAGGGGGCGAGGAGTAG
- a CDS encoding DUF6276 family protein — protein sequence MSCPHCDADVVAFAVPSALREYAPADAAAICTRCLRVVAADEAGFEGAADEAGVADGVPDDPDLSAVDPAFPSGEAGVALALCCGKLESFALNRASIEALIGHAEGAGADAFAFFDRLDAPEAAFDLDRRRAALYDAI from the coding sequence GTGTCCTGTCCACACTGCGACGCCGACGTCGTCGCGTTCGCCGTGCCGTCCGCGCTCCGCGAGTACGCCCCGGCCGACGCGGCCGCGATCTGTACGCGCTGTCTGCGAGTCGTCGCCGCGGACGAGGCGGGCTTCGAGGGCGCGGCCGACGAGGCGGGGGTCGCGGACGGAGTGCCCGACGATCCCGACCTGTCGGCGGTCGACCCCGCGTTCCCGTCCGGCGAGGCGGGCGTCGCGCTGGCGCTCTGCTGCGGGAAGCTGGAGTCGTTCGCGCTGAATCGGGCGTCGATCGAGGCGCTGATCGGCCACGCCGAGGGAGCGGGCGCCGACGCGTTCGCCTTCTTCGACCGGCTCGACGCGCCCGAGGCCGCGTTCGACTTAGACAGGCGGCGGGCGGCGCTTTACGATGCGATTTAG
- a CDS encoding V-type ATP synthase subunit D, with protein sequence MAKDVKPTRKNLMAIEDRIELSERGHDTLEQKRDGLIMEFMDILDQAQDVRSEVSENYETAQRKIDMARAMEGDVAVRGAAAALKEHPEITTQSKNIMGVVVPQIESSKVKKSLDERGYGLLGSSARIDEAADAYEELLEKIILAAEVETAMKKMLTEIETTKRRVNALEFTLLPTLYENQEYIEQKLEEQEREEIFRMKKIKAKKEEEEKEEAEEDAAVAAAETEEPEPAD encoded by the coding sequence ATGGCCAAGGACGTCAAACCGACGCGGAAGAACCTGATGGCGATCGAGGACCGCATCGAGCTCTCCGAGCGCGGCCACGACACGCTCGAACAGAAGCGCGACGGGCTCATCATGGAGTTCATGGACATCCTCGACCAGGCGCAGGACGTCCGGTCCGAGGTCTCCGAGAACTACGAGACGGCCCAGCGCAAGATCGACATGGCCCGCGCGATGGAGGGCGACGTGGCCGTCCGCGGCGCGGCCGCGGCGCTGAAAGAGCACCCCGAGATCACGACCCAGTCGAAGAACATCATGGGCGTCGTGGTCCCGCAGATCGAGTCCTCGAAGGTGAAAAAGAGCCTCGACGAGCGCGGCTACGGCCTGCTCGGCTCCTCGGCGCGCATCGACGAGGCGGCCGATGCCTACGAGGAGCTGTTAGAGAAGATCATCCTCGCGGCCGAGGTCGAAACGGCGATGAAGAAAATGCTCACGGAGATCGAGACCACGAAGCGCCGCGTGAACGCCCTGGAGTTCACCCTGCTCCCGACCCTCTACGAGAACCAGGAGTACATCGAGCAGAAGCTCGAAGAGCAGGAGCGCGAGGAGATCTTCCGCATGAAGAAGATCAAGGCGAAAAAGGAGGAAGAGGAGAAGGAAGAGGCCGAAGAGGACGCCGCGGTCGCGGCCGCGGAGACCGAAGAGCCCGAGCCCGCCGACTGA
- a CDS encoding V-type ATP synthase subunit B: protein MKEYQTITEISGPLVYAEVDEAIGYDEIVEIETAQGETLRGQVLESSEDVVAIQVFEGTSGIDRDASVRFLGETMKMPVTEDLLGRVLDGSGRPIDDGPEIVPEERQDIVGAAINPYSREYPEEFIETGVSAIDGMNTLVRGQKLPIFSSSGQPHSELAMQIARQASVPEEEEGGDDEEGSEFAVIFGAMGITQEEANEFMEDFERTGALERSVVFMNLADDPAVERTVTPRMVLTTAEYLAFEKDYHVLVILTDMTNYCEALREIGAAREEVPGRRGYPGYMYTDLAQLYERAGRIKGRDGSVTQIPILTMPGDDDTHPIPDLTGYITEGQIYVDPDLNSQGLQPPINVLPSLSRLMDDGIGEGLTRADHADVKDQMFAAYAEGEDLRDLVNIVGREALSELDNQYLDFADAFESEFIDQGFETNRDIEETLEIGWDLLSMLPKDALNRIDEEFIEEHYREDDAEREVVEAAD from the coding sequence ATGAAAGAGTATCAAACCATCACCGAGATCAGCGGTCCCCTCGTGTACGCCGAGGTCGACGAGGCGATCGGCTACGACGAGATCGTCGAGATCGAGACGGCACAGGGGGAGACGCTGCGCGGGCAGGTGCTCGAATCCTCGGAGGACGTGGTCGCGATCCAGGTCTTCGAGGGCACCTCAGGCATCGACAGAGACGCGTCCGTCCGCTTCCTGGGCGAGACGATGAAGATGCCCGTCACCGAGGACCTCCTCGGGCGGGTGCTGGACGGCTCGGGCCGCCCCATCGACGACGGCCCGGAGATCGTCCCCGAGGAGCGACAGGACATCGTCGGCGCGGCGATCAACCCCTACTCCCGGGAGTACCCCGAGGAGTTCATCGAGACGGGCGTCTCCGCGATCGACGGGATGAACACGCTCGTCCGGGGGCAGAAGCTCCCGATCTTCTCCAGCTCCGGCCAGCCGCACAGCGAGCTGGCGATGCAGATCGCGCGACAGGCCAGCGTGCCCGAAGAGGAGGAGGGCGGTGACGACGAGGAGGGCTCCGAGTTCGCCGTCATCTTCGGCGCGATGGGGATCACCCAGGAGGAGGCCAACGAGTTCATGGAGGACTTCGAGCGCACCGGCGCCCTGGAGCGCTCGGTGGTCTTCATGAACCTCGCGGACGACCCCGCCGTCGAGCGGACGGTCACGCCGCGGATGGTCCTGACGACGGCCGAGTACCTCGCCTTCGAGAAGGACTACCACGTCCTCGTCATCCTGACGGACATGACCAACTACTGCGAGGCGCTCCGCGAGATCGGGGCGGCCCGCGAGGAGGTGCCCGGCCGCCGCGGGTACCCCGGGTACATGTACACTGACCTGGCGCAGCTGTACGAGCGCGCCGGCCGGATCAAGGGCCGCGACGGCTCGGTCACGCAGATCCCGATCCTCACGATGCCGGGCGACGACGACACCCACCCGATCCCGGACCTGACCGGGTACATCACGGAAGGGCAGATCTACGTCGACCCCGACCTGAACAGCCAGGGCCTCCAGCCGCCGATCAACGTCCTCCCCAGCCTGTCGCGGCTGATGGACGACGGGATCGGCGAGGGGCTCACCCGCGCCGACCACGCCGACGTGAAAGACCAGATGTTCGCGGCGTACGCGGAGGGCGAGGACCTCCGCGACCTCGTGAACATCGTCGGTCGCGAGGCGCTGTCGGAGCTGGACAACCAGTACCTCGACTTCGCGGACGCGTTCGAGTCGGAGTTCATCGACCAGGGCTTCGAGACGAACCGCGACATCGAGGAGACGCTGGAGATCGGCTGGGACCTCCTCTCGATGCTGCCGAAGGACGCCCTCAACCGGATCGACGAGGAGTTCATCGAGGAGCACTACCGCGAGGACGACGCCGAGCGCGAAGTCGTCGAAGCGGCCGACTAA
- a CDS encoding ATP synthase subunit A codes for MSKADTTDAETDNGVIQSVSGPVVTARDLNARMNDVVYVGDEGLMGEVIEIEGDLTTVQVYEETSGVGPGEPVENTGEPLSVDLGPGMLDAIYDGVQRPLDVLEGKMGSPYLDRGVDAPGIDLEEEWEFEPEVEEGDVVEPGDIVGVVEETVTIDHKVMVPPDYEGGEVVAAEAGSFDVTETVVELDNGEEVSMHQEWPVREARPAEDKKTPRTPLVSGQRILDGLFPIAKGGTAAIPGPFGSGKTVTQHQLAKYADADIIVYVGCGERGNEMTEVIEDFPELEDPANGNPLMARTSLIANTSNMPVAARESCIYTGITIAEYYRDMGYDVALMADSTSRWAEAMREISSRLEEMPGEEGYPAYLAARLAQFYERAGYFENINGTEGSVSAIGAVSPPGGDFSEPVTQNTLRIVKTFWALDADLAERRHFPSINWNESYSLYKDQLDPWFEEEVADDWAERRQWAVDVLDEETELQEIVQLVGKDALPDDQQLTLEVARYLREAYLQQNAFHPVDTYCPPEKTYLMLTTIQTFNDEAFDALDAGVPVEEIIDIESAPRINRIGVQEDYEEYVEDLKAEITEELRSLY; via the coding sequence ATGAGCAAAGCAGACACAACCGACGCCGAGACGGACAACGGCGTCATTCAGAGCGTGAGCGGTCCGGTCGTGACCGCCCGCGATCTCAACGCCCGCATGAACGACGTCGTCTACGTCGGCGACGAAGGGCTCATGGGGGAAGTGATCGAGATCGAGGGCGACCTCACGACCGTTCAGGTGTACGAGGAGACCTCCGGCGTCGGCCCCGGCGAACCCGTCGAGAACACGGGCGAGCCGCTGTCGGTCGACCTCGGCCCGGGGATGCTGGACGCCATCTACGACGGCGTTCAGCGCCCCCTGGACGTGCTGGAGGGCAAGATGGGGAGCCCCTACCTCGACCGCGGGGTCGACGCGCCCGGCATCGACCTCGAGGAGGAGTGGGAGTTCGAGCCCGAGGTCGAGGAAGGCGACGTCGTCGAGCCCGGCGACATCGTCGGGGTCGTCGAGGAGACGGTCACCATCGACCACAAGGTCATGGTGCCGCCGGACTACGAGGGCGGCGAGGTCGTCGCCGCCGAGGCCGGCAGCTTCGACGTGACCGAGACGGTCGTCGAGCTCGACAACGGCGAGGAGGTCTCGATGCACCAAGAGTGGCCGGTGCGCGAGGCCCGCCCCGCGGAGGACAAGAAGACGCCCCGGACGCCGCTGGTGTCCGGGCAGCGCATCCTCGACGGGCTGTTCCCCATCGCGAAGGGCGGGACGGCCGCGATTCCCGGCCCGTTCGGCTCCGGGAAGACGGTCACTCAGCACCAGCTCGCGAAGTACGCCGACGCGGACATCATCGTCTACGTCGGCTGCGGCGAGCGCGGCAACGAGATGACCGAGGTCATCGAGGACTTCCCGGAGCTCGAGGACCCGGCCAACGGCAACCCGCTGATGGCCCGCACCTCGCTCATCGCGAACACCTCGAACATGCCCGTCGCGGCGCGTGAATCCTGTATCTACACGGGGATCACGATCGCCGAGTACTACCGCGACATGGGGTACGACGTGGCGCTGATGGCCGACTCCACCTCGCGGTGGGCGGAGGCGATGCGCGAGATCTCCTCCCGGCTGGAGGAGATGCCCGGCGAGGAGGGGTACCCCGCGTACCTCGCCGCCCGGCTCGCGCAGTTCTACGAGCGCGCCGGCTACTTCGAGAACATCAACGGGACGGAGGGCTCCGTCTCGGCGATCGGCGCGGTGTCGCCGCCCGGCGGCGACTTCTCCGAGCCGGTCACCCAGAACACGCTGCGGATCGTGAAGACGTTCTGGGCGCTCGACGCGGACCTGGCGGAGCGCCGCCACTTCCCGTCGATCAACTGGAACGAGTCCTACTCGCTGTACAAGGACCAGCTGGACCCCTGGTTCGAAGAGGAGGTCGCCGACGACTGGGCCGAGCGGCGCCAGTGGGCGGTCGACGTGCTCGACGAGGAGACGGAGCTGCAGGAGATCGTCCAGCTCGTCGGGAAGGACGCCCTGCCCGACGACCAGCAGCTCACCCTGGAGGTCGCGCGCTACCTGCGCGAGGCGTACCTCCAGCAGAACGCGTTCCACCCGGTCGACACGTACTGTCCCCCGGAGAAGACGTACCTCATGCTGACGACGATCCAGACGTTCAACGACGAGGCGTTCGACGCGCTCGACGCCGGCGTCCCGGTCGAGGAGATCATCGACATCGAGTCGGCCCCGCGGATTAACCGCATCGGCGTGCAAGAGGACTACGAGGAGTACGTCGAGGATCTCAAAGCCGAGATCACCGAGGAGCTCCGGAGCCTCTACTGA
- a CDS encoding V-type ATP synthase subunit F: protein MSQEIAVVGSPEFTTGFRLAGVREFENVPDDEKDEKLDDAVERTLDDEGVGIIVMHDDDLDHLSRGTREAVEGSIEPVLVTLGGSGAGSGGLRDQIKRAIGIDLMEEDD from the coding sequence ATGAGCCAGGAGATAGCGGTCGTCGGCAGCCCGGAGTTCACGACCGGATTCCGTCTCGCCGGCGTCCGGGAGTTCGAGAACGTGCCGGACGACGAGAAGGACGAGAAGCTCGACGACGCCGTCGAGCGGACGCTCGACGACGAGGGCGTCGGCATCATCGTGATGCACGACGACGACCTCGACCACCTCTCGCGGGGGACCCGCGAGGCGGTGGAGGGGAGCATCGAGCCGGTCCTCGTGACGCTGGGCGGCTCCGGCGCCGGCAGCGGCGGGCTGCGCGACCAGATCAAACGCGCCATCGGCATCGACCTGATGGAGGAAGACGACTAA
- a CDS encoding V-type ATP synthase subunit C has translation MSAAGSSNPEYVVARVRARRGSLYGDEEYRKLTRMGPAEIARFMEESSYGAEINALGSRHGGVDLIEYALNRNLAEQFDAILDWSEGPLYDLIARYLRKFDAWNVKTVIRGVYTDADQSAVEVDLIRAGEFDDRRIRRLLEADSIDAVIEVLEDTIYGEPLRAAYAEYEETDVLVPLENAVDRAFYERLLSGLGGDEPTRQYEAFLKAEVDFRNATNALRLARSGADIDPAAYFIEGGDLFTRSSLARLAQNLDELVEYIGDSQYGDELGPALRELEEADSLIAFEHAIDGALLAYGDRLGTIHPVSVTPVISYILAKERETENIRAIARGKEAGLSPDEIESELVIT, from the coding sequence ATGAGCGCCGCCGGTAGCTCGAACCCCGAGTACGTCGTCGCGCGGGTTCGTGCCCGCCGCGGCAGCCTCTACGGGGACGAGGAGTACCGCAAGCTCACCCGGATGGGGCCGGCCGAGATCGCCCGGTTCATGGAGGAGTCGAGCTACGGCGCGGAGATCAACGCCCTCGGCAGCCGCCACGGCGGCGTGGACCTGATCGAGTACGCGTTGAACCGCAACCTCGCCGAGCAGTTCGACGCGATCCTCGACTGGAGCGAGGGGCCGCTGTACGACCTCATCGCCCGGTACCTCCGGAAGTTCGACGCCTGGAACGTGAAGACGGTCATCCGCGGCGTCTACACCGACGCGGACCAGTCGGCCGTCGAGGTCGACCTGATCCGCGCCGGCGAGTTCGACGACCGCCGGATCCGCCGGCTGCTGGAGGCGGACTCGATCGACGCCGTGATCGAGGTCCTCGAGGACACGATCTACGGGGAGCCGCTCCGGGCGGCGTACGCGGAGTACGAGGAGACGGACGTGCTGGTGCCCTTGGAGAACGCGGTCGACCGCGCGTTCTACGAGCGGCTCCTCTCCGGGCTCGGCGGCGACGAGCCGACCCGGCAGTACGAGGCGTTCCTCAAGGCTGAGGTGGACTTCCGGAACGCGACGAACGCGCTCCGGCTCGCCCGCTCGGGCGCGGACATCGATCCCGCGGCGTACTTCATCGAGGGCGGCGACCTGTTCACCCGGTCGTCGCTCGCGCGGCTGGCGCAGAACCTCGACGAGCTGGTCGAGTACATCGGCGACAGCCAGTACGGCGACGAGCTCGGGCCCGCGTTACGCGAGCTCGAGGAGGCGGACAGCCTCATCGCGTTCGAACACGCGATCGACGGCGCCCTGCTCGCGTACGGCGACCGGCTCGGCACGATCCACCCGGTGTCGGTCACCCCGGTGATCTCCTACATCCTCGCGAAGGAGCGCGAGACGGAGAACATCCGGGCGATAGCCCGCGGGAAGGAGGCCGGCCTCTCGCCCGACGAGATCGAATCGGAGCTGGTGATAACATGA
- a CDS encoding V-type ATP synthase subunit E has translation MSLETVVEDVEDEARARAEEIREQAEAEADEILADAEADAERIREERLAEVESQIDQEREQTLSSAKLEAKQERLGARRDVLEDVRDDVEAAIAGLDGDDRRELTEALLDASLAEFDDDEDVAVYTRAEDVELLEELVADRNAEVDGEIDCLGGVVAESDTSRVRVNNTFDSVLESVWDDELKNISERLFDQ, from the coding sequence ATGAGTTTGGAAACCGTCGTTGAGGACGTTGAAGATGAGGCCCGCGCGCGTGCGGAGGAGATCCGCGAACAGGCCGAGGCGGAGGCCGACGAGATCCTCGCCGACGCCGAGGCCGACGCGGAGCGGATCCGCGAGGAGCGGCTCGCCGAGGTCGAGAGCCAGATCGACCAGGAGCGCGAACAGACGCTCTCCTCGGCGAAGCTCGAGGCCAAACAGGAGCGGCTGGGCGCCCGCCGCGACGTCTTAGAGGACGTCCGCGACGACGTCGAGGCGGCGATCGCCGGCCTCGACGGCGACGACCGCCGCGAGCTCACCGAGGCCTTACTCGACGCGAGCCTCGCGGAGTTCGACGACGACGAGGACGTCGCCGTCTACACCCGCGCCGAGGACGTCGAGCTGCTCGAGGAGCTCGTCGCGGACCGCAACGCCGAGGTCGACGGCGAGATCGACTGTCTCGGCGGCGTCGTCGCCGAGAGCGACACCTCCCGCGTTCGCGTGAACAACACGTTCGACTCGGTCCTGGAGTCCGTCTGGGACGACGAGTTGAAGAACATCTCGGAGCGGCTGTTCGACCAATGA
- a CDS encoding V-type ATP synthase subunit I gives MSRVSVTGSKRVIDDVIEAAYAHHSLHVTDYDDRYEGFEPGTSLDGAEAVNERLVTVRSLESILDVDAEDADVARSLDDDELVDELERVRERVNELNDERDELQTAIRDRQEEIDRLEPFAELGIDLEYLRGYDSVEVVVGEAKPAAVEAALEDADSIDVFDVFVGGDVVAIVARPTDPDAEGVVQDALVGVDIALLDVPDADASPEEYVAELEAEQADLRDELDAVESELESVKEEAAGFLLRAEEELTIEAEKKEAPLSFATTENAFVAEGWVPTETYPDFEAAVVDAVGDHVEVEELERASFTPDGDHHTESVDGEGDGSANEGVADAERETETAVATDGGHAAHGSDDPPVVQDNGSAAGPFELLVQAFGRPKYSEFDPTLLVFLTFPAMFGFMIGDVGYGVLYAAIGLFMYSKFDGAFRELGSVAMWAGGFTILFGIYYGIDLFGYHAYQLLGIHWPVEGKGLSPADLDWGLSFLVVSVVFGIVHLNIGHVLSFVSTAQQHDVKHAVYEAGSWLLILNGAWIWIFSQVFPNSKPDFLFEAVSTLTFGAVSFSGFPVLVGWAGAAAAVLGLVLLGIGEPPELAEFLSPVVNVISYARLMAVLLAKGGMALAVNLLAFGAYIDDGGDGSFHFIFSADYLAEVQNTADYELVFAGITTAFDPASIGLVGVVALVGGVVVALVGHLVVLLLGVTSAGIQAVRLEYVEFFGNFYEGGGRAYLPFGRDRKYTRDD, from the coding sequence ATGAGCCGGGTGTCGGTGACGGGCTCGAAGCGCGTCATCGACGACGTCATCGAGGCGGCGTACGCCCACCACTCCCTGCACGTCACGGACTACGACGACCGGTACGAGGGGTTCGAGCCGGGGACCTCGCTCGACGGCGCCGAGGCCGTTAACGAGCGCCTCGTGACGGTCCGCTCGCTGGAGAGCATCCTCGACGTCGACGCCGAGGACGCCGACGTCGCCCGGTCGCTGGACGACGACGAGCTCGTCGACGAGCTGGAGCGCGTCCGCGAGCGGGTCAACGAGCTCAACGACGAGCGCGACGAGCTCCAGACCGCGATCCGGGACCGGCAGGAGGAGATCGACCGGCTGGAGCCGTTCGCGGAGCTCGGGATCGACCTCGAGTACCTGCGCGGCTACGACTCGGTCGAGGTCGTCGTCGGCGAGGCCAAGCCCGCGGCCGTCGAGGCCGCGCTCGAAGACGCCGACTCGATCGACGTCTTCGACGTCTTCGTCGGCGGCGACGTGGTCGCCATCGTCGCGCGGCCGACCGACCCGGACGCCGAGGGCGTCGTTCAGGACGCGCTCGTCGGCGTCGACATCGCGCTGCTCGACGTCCCCGACGCGGACGCGAGCCCCGAGGAGTACGTCGCGGAGCTGGAGGCCGAGCAGGCCGACCTCCGCGACGAGCTCGACGCCGTCGAGAGCGAGCTCGAATCGGTGAAGGAGGAGGCGGCCGGCTTCCTGCTTCGCGCCGAGGAGGAGCTCACTATCGAGGCCGAAAAGAAGGAGGCGCCGCTCTCCTTTGCGACCACCGAGAACGCGTTCGTCGCCGAGGGGTGGGTGCCGACCGAGACGTACCCCGACTTCGAGGCGGCGGTCGTCGACGCCGTCGGCGACCACGTCGAGGTCGAGGAGCTCGAGCGCGCCTCGTTCACCCCCGACGGCGACCACCACACCGAGTCGGTCGACGGCGAGGGTGACGGATCCGCGAACGAGGGCGTCGCGGACGCGGAACGCGAGACGGAAACGGCGGTCGCCACCGACGGCGGCCACGCGGCCCACGGCTCCGACGACCCGCCGGTCGTCCAGGACAACGGGAGCGCGGCCGGTCCGTTCGAACTGCTCGTTCAGGCGTTCGGGCGGCCGAAGTACTCGGAGTTCGACCCGACGCTTCTGGTCTTCCTCACGTTCCCGGCGATGTTCGGGTTCATGATCGGCGACGTCGGCTACGGCGTCCTCTACGCCGCCATCGGGCTCTTCATGTACTCGAAGTTCGACGGCGCGTTCCGCGAACTCGGCTCCGTCGCGATGTGGGCCGGCGGCTTCACGATACTGTTCGGCATCTACTACGGTATCGACCTGTTCGGCTACCACGCCTACCAGCTGCTCGGGATCCACTGGCCGGTCGAGGGGAAGGGCCTCTCGCCCGCCGACCTCGACTGGGGGCTCTCGTTCCTCGTCGTGAGCGTGGTGTTCGGCATCGTCCACCTCAACATCGGCCACGTCCTCTCGTTCGTGAGTACCGCCCAGCAGCACGACGTGAAACACGCCGTCTACGAGGCCGGCTCGTGGCTGCTGATCCTCAACGGCGCGTGGATCTGGATCTTCAGCCAAGTGTTCCCCAACTCGAAGCCCGACTTCCTGTTCGAGGCCGTCTCGACCCTGACGTTCGGCGCCGTCTCGTTCAGCGGGTTCCCGGTCCTGGTCGGCTGGGCCGGCGCGGCCGCCGCGGTGCTCGGACTCGTCCTGCTCGGGATCGGCGAGCCGCCGGAGCTGGCCGAGTTCCTCTCGCCCGTCGTCAACGTCATCTCGTACGCCCGGCTCATGGCCGTCCTGCTCGCGAAGGGCGGGATGGCGCTGGCGGTCAACCTGCTCGCGTTCGGCGCGTACATCGACGACGGCGGCGACGGGAGCTTCCACTTCATCTTCAGCGCGGACTACCTCGCCGAGGTGCAAAACACCGCGGACTACGAGCTCGTCTTCGCGGGGATCACCACGGCGTTCGACCCCGCCTCGATCGGTCTCGTCGGGGTCGTCGCGCTCGTCGGCGGCGTCGTCGTCGCGCTCGTCGGCCACCTCGTCGTCCTCCTGCTCGGGGTCACCTCCGCCGGCATCCAGGCGGTCCGCCTCGAGTACGTGGAGTTCTTCGGGAACTTCTACGAGGGCGGCGGCCGCGCGTACCTGCCGTTCGGCCGCGACCGGAAGTACACCCGCGACGACTGA
- the ahaH gene encoding ATP synthase archaeal subunit H — protein sequence MARPEVLNSIKEAEREADEIIADAESDAEERLAEARERADEIRAEAEEEAEAEAQERLEAAREEIEERREEILESGREDRDELEREARDRVESAVDYAVERFEAAVHDQAEEAVDAQA from the coding sequence ATGGCGAGACCAGAGGTGCTCAACTCGATCAAGGAGGCCGAACGGGAGGCGGACGAGATCATCGCGGACGCGGAGTCGGACGCCGAGGAGCGCCTCGCCGAAGCTCGAGAGCGCGCGGACGAGATCCGCGCCGAGGCCGAGGAGGAGGCGGAGGCCGAGGCCCAAGAGCGGCTCGAAGCGGCCCGCGAGGAGATCGAGGAGCGGCGCGAGGAGATCCTCGAATCGGGGCGCGAAGACCGCGACGAGCTCGAACGCGAGGCCCGCGACCGGGTGGAATCGGCCGTCGACTACGCCGTCGAGCGGTTCGAGGCGGCGGTTCACGACCAGGCCGAGGAGGCGGTGGATGCTCAGGCCTGA